The Meles meles chromosome 6, mMelMel3.1 paternal haplotype, whole genome shotgun sequence genome has a window encoding:
- the CARMIL3 gene encoding capping protein, Arp2/3 and myosin-I linker protein 3 isoform X5, which yields MDSAHGAQGVDGTENGRHPSPGDFPGSRRHAPGVASWSRREGWSRARAGSHAARGRGAHAQSSTSPGGAGSRACGGVGGRSARAAAPDWSRFGGCCSAQRPGPTGARSSMCRGSPAAAAAPLQQRQQQRPPWPSPARSSPASCKLGVSLSPEHPRLLASPHPVRTFQFQSLPSRSSVTDSIRRCLSQGAVLQQHRVKLETKPKKFEDRVLALTSWRLHLFPLKIPAKVESSFNVLEIRAFNTLSQNQILVETERGLVSMRLPSAESVDQVTRHVSSALSKVCPGPGCLIRRGNADTPEGPRDTSPNSETSTSTTHSVCGGFSETYAALCDYNGLHCREEVQWDVDTIYHAEDNREFNLLDFSHLESRDLALMVAALAYNQWFTKLYCKDLRLGSEVLEQVLHTLSKSGSLEELVLDNAGIKTDFVQKLAGVFGENGSCVLHALTLSHNPIEDKGFLSLSQQLLCFPTGLTKLCLAKTAISPRGLQALGQTFGANPAFASSLRYLDLSKNPGLLATDEANALYSFLAQPNALVHLDLAGTDCAIDLLLGALLHGCCSHLTYLNLARNSCSHRKGREAPPAFKQFFSSAYTLSHVNLSATRLPLEALRALLQGLSLNSHLSDLHLDLSSCELRSAGAQALQEQLAAVPCVGSLDLSDNGFDSDLLTLVPALGKNKSLKHLFLGKNFNVKAKTLEEILHKLVQLIQEEDCSLQSLSVADSRLKLRTSILINALGSNTCLAKVDLSGNGMEDIGAKMLSKALQINSSLRTILWDRNNTSALGFLDIARALESNHTLRFMSFPVSDISQAYRSAPERTEDVWQKIQWCLVRNNHSQTCPQEQAFRLQQGLVTSSAEQMLQRLCGRVQEEVRALRLCPLEPVQDELLYARDLIKDAKNSRALFPSLYELGHVLANDGPVRQRLESVASEVSKAVDKELQVILESMVSLTQELCPVAMRVAEGHNKMLSNVAERVTVPRNFIRGALLEQAGQDIQNKLDEVKLSVVTYLTNSIVDEILQELYHSHKSLARHLAQLKTLSDPPSGPGQGQDLSSRGRGRNHEHEETTDDELGTNIDTMAIRKQKRCRKIRPVSAFISGSPQDMESQLGSLGIPPGWFSGLGSSQPTSGGSWEGLSELPTHGYKLRHQTQGRPRPPRTTPPGPGRPSQVPVTGTRQENGMATRLDEGLEDFFSRRVMDESSSYPRTLRTLRPGLSEPPLPPLQKKRRRGLFHFRRPRSFKGERGPGSPTTGLLLPPPPPPPPTQESPPSPDPPSLGNNSSPCWSPEEESGPLPGFGGSRGPSFHRKMGTGPDLEGSTQAWQKRRSSDDAGPGAWKPPPPPQSSKPSFSAMRRAEATWHIAEESAPNHSCQSPSPASQDGEEDKEDTLFPERTVPARNAKLQDPPLAPRPPKPVAVPRGRRPPQEPGGREEAEAGGAAPGMNRARLRLGSHQDQEEPEVQDPGRRTAPLKPKRTRRAQSCDKLEPDRRQPPDPTGTSEPGTD from the exons AGCAGCGGCCGCCATGGCCAAGTCCAGCGCGGAGCTCACCCGCGAGCTGCAAG CTCGGGGTGTCGCTGTCCCCGGAGCATCCTCGGCTGCTCGCCTCGCCTCACCCTGTCAGGACCTTCCAGTTCCAGAGCCTCCCGTCCCGATCTTCGGTGACAG aCAGCATCAGGAGGTGCCTAAGCCAAGGGGCTGTACTCCAACAACATCGGGTGAAGCTGGAGACGAAGCCCAAGAAGTTTGAGGATCGAGTTCTG gCCCTGACCTCCTGGCGCCTCCACCTCTTCCCCCTTAAAATCCCAGCCAAG gtggAGAGTTCCTTCAATGTCCTAGAAATCCGCGCCTTCAACACGCTCAGTCAGAACCAG atCCTGGTGGAGACGGAGCGTGGCCTGGTGAGCATGCGGCTGCCATCGGCTGAAAGCGTGGACCAGGTGACACGACAcgtgagctctgccctctccaaggTCTGCCCTGGCCCGGG GTGTCTAATCCGGCGTGGAAATGCTGACACCCCCGAAGGGCCCCGAGACACGTCCCCCAACTCCGAGACTTCCACATCTACCACTCACAGTGTCTGCG GTGGCTTCTCTGAGACCTATGCTGCACTGTGTGACTACAATGGGCTGCATTGCCGTGAGGAGGTGCAATGG GATGTGGACACCATCTACCATGCTGAGGATAACCGGGAGTTCAATCTTTTGGATTTCAGCCACTTGGAAAGCCG AGACTTGGCCCTAATGGTGGCAGCCCTGGCCTACAACCAGTGGTTCACCAAACTCTACTGCAAGGATCTGCGGCTG GGCTCTGAAGTGCTAGAACAGGTGCTACACACCCTGAGCAAGTCGGGGAGCCTCGAAGAGCTGGTGCTGGACAACGCCGGGATTAAGAC GGACTTTGTCCAGAAGCTGGCCGGGGTGTTTGGGGAGAACGGGAGCTGTGTGCTGCATGCCCTCACTCTGTCCCACAACCCCATCGAGGACAAGG GCTTCCTCAGTCTGAGTCAGCAGCTCCTTTGCTTCCCCACTGGCCTCACCAAACTGTGCCTGGCCAAGACTGCCATCTCCCCTCGAG GGCTCCAGGCACTGGGCCAGACCTTCGGAGCCAACCCAGCCTTTGCAAGCTCCCTTCGATACCTGGACCTGAGCAAGAACCCTGGGCTGCTCGCCACAGACGAGGCCAAT GCCCTCTACAGTTTCCTGGCCCAGCCCAATGCTCTGGTGCACCTGGACCTGGCAGGAACCGACTGCGCCATTGATTTG CTTCTGGGAGCCTTGCTCCATGGCTGCTGCTCCCACCTAACCTACCTCAACCTGGCACGCAACAGCTGCTCCCACAG GAAGGGCCGCGAGGCCCCACCAGCCTTCAAGCAGTTCTTCAGCAGCGCCTACACACTGAGCCACGTCAACCTGTCAGCCACAAGGCTGCCCCTGGAGGCCCTCAG GGCGCTGCTCCAGGGCCTCTCCCTCAACAGTCACCTCAGTGATCTGCACCTAGACCTCAGCAGCTGTGAG CTCCGCTCAGCAGGAGCCCAAGCTTTGCAGGAGCAGCTAGCGGCTGTCCCCTGTGTGGGCAGCCTAGATCTGTCAGACAATG GGTTTGACTCCGACCTCCTGACACTGGTGCCCGCACTTGGAAAGAACAAGTCCCTCAAGCACCTGTTCCTGGGAAAGAACTTCAATGTCAAGGCCAA GACCCTGGAGGAGATCCTCCACAAGCTGGTGCAACTGATCCAAGAAGAGGATTGT TCCCTGCAGTCGCTATCCGTAGCAGACTCAAGACTGAAGCTTCGCACCAGCATCCTCATCAATGCGCTGGGCAGCAACACCTGCCTGGCCAAGGTGGACCTGAGCGGCAATGGCATGGAAGACATCGGGGCCAAGATGCTGTCCAAGGCCCTGCAGATCAACTCCTCCCTCAG AACCATCCTATGGGATCGGAACAACACATCTGCCCTGGGCTTTCTGGATATTGCAAGGGCCCTGGAGAG CAACCACACGCTCCGCTTCATGTCCTTCCCCGTGAGCGACATCTCCCAAGCCTACCGCAGCGCCCCTGAGCGCACGGAGGACGTCTGGCAGAAG ATCCAGTGGTGCTTGGTGAGGAACAACCATTCCCAGACGTGCCCCCAGGAGCAGGCCTTCCGGCTGCAGCAGGGCCTGGTGACCAGCAGCGCCGAGCAA ATGCTGCAGCGGCTGTGCGGCCGAGTGCAGGAGGAGGTTCGGGCGCTGAGGCTGTGCCCCCTGGAGCCTGTGCAGGATGAGCTGCTTTATGCTCGGGACCTCATCAAGGATGCCAAAAACTCACGGGCG CTGTTTCCCAGCCTCTATGAGCTGGGCCATGTGCTGGCCAACGATGGGCCTGTACGGCAGAGGCTAGAGTCAGTTGCCAGCGAGGTGTCCAAGGCTGTGGACAAGGAGCTGCAG GTGATCCTGGAGTCGATGGTCAGCCTAACACAGGAGCTATGTCCCGTGGCCATGCGAGTGGCAGAGGGGCACAACAAGATGCTGAGCAATGTGGCTGAGCGCGTCACTGTGCCCCGGAACTTCATCCGAGGGGCGCTGCTGGAGCAGGCAGGACAGGACATTCAGAACAAGCTGGA TGAAGTGAAGCTCTCAGTCGTCACCTACTTGACCAACTCCATAGTGGACGAGATCCTACAGGAGCTGTACCACTCCCATAAGAGCCTG GCCCGGCACCTGGCTCAGCTAAAGACACTATCAGATCCACCATCGGGCCCAGGCCAAGGGCAGGATCTGTCCTCCCGGGGCCGAGGCCGGAACCATGAGCATGAGGAGACCACAGATGATGAACTCGGGACCAACATT GACACCATGGCCATCAGAAAACAGAAACGCTGCCGCAAGATCCGGCCAGTGTCCGCCTTCATTA GTGGGAGCCCTCAGGACATGGAAAGCCAGCTGGGAAGCCTGGGGATCCCCCCCGGCTGGTTCTCAGGACTCGGGAGCAGCCAGCCCACCAGCGGTGGCTCCTGGGAGGGTCTGTCCGAGCTGCCCACTCATGGCTATAAGCTAAGGCATCAAACACAAGGCAGGCCCCGACCCCCCCGGACTACCCCTCCAGGACCTGGTCGGCCCAGT CAGGTGCCAGTGACTGGGACTCGTCAGGAGAATGGGATGGCTACCCGCCTGGATGAGGGGCTGGAGGACTTCTTCAGCCGAAGGGTCATGGATGAAAGCTCCAG CTACCCCCGGACCCTACGGACCCTGCGGCCAGGCCTCTCGGAGCCACCACTGCCTCCACTCCAGAAGAAGAGGCGCAGAGGCCTGTTTCACTTTCGCCGGCCCCGGAGCTTCAAGGGGGAGAGGGGGCCAGGGTCCCCCACCACtgggctcctcctccctccacccccgcccccacccccaactcaggAGAGCCCCCCCAGCCCAGATCCCCCCAGCCTCGGCAATAACTCCTCCCCGTGCTGGAGCCCAGAGGAGGAGAGCGGCCCCCTCCCTGGATTTGGGGGGAGCCGGGGGCCTTCCTTCCACAGGAAGATG GGCACAGGCCCGGACCTGGAGGGCAGCACCCAGGCTTGGCAGAAACGGCGCTCTTCAGACGATGCAG GGCCCGGAGCCTGGaagcccccaccaccaccccaaagCAGCAAGCCAAGCTTCAGCGCCATGCGCCGAGCAGAGGCCACATGGCACATAG CTGAGGAGAGTGCCCCCAACCACAGCTGCCagagccccagcccagcctctcAGGATGGGGAGGAGGACAAAGAGGATACCCTATTCCCAGAGAGGACCGTTCCTGCTAGGAATGCCAAG ctGCAGGACCCCCCTTTAGCTCCACGGCCCCCCAAGCCTGTGGCTGTGCCCAGGGGCCGCCGCCCCCCACAGGagccagggggcagggaggaggctgagGCTGGGGGTGCAGCTCCAGGAATGAACAGAGCCCGGCTGAGGCTGGGCTCACACCAGGACCAAGAGGAGCCTGAGGTCCAAG ATCCAGGCCGCCGGACTGCCCCCCTGAAGCCCAAGAGGACACGGAGGGCACAGTCCTGCGACAAGCTGGAGCCTGACAGAAGACAGCCCCCTGACCCCACAG GAACCAGTGAGCCAGGAACAGACTGA
- the CARMIL3 gene encoding capping protein, Arp2/3 and myosin-I linker protein 3 isoform X4 yields the protein MDSAHGAQGVDGTENGRHPSPGDFPGSRRHAPGVASWSRREGWSRARAGSHAARGRGAHAQSSTSPGGAGSRACGGVGGRSARAAAPDWSRFGGCCSAQRPGPTGARSSMCRGSPAAAAAPLQQRQQQRPPWPSPARSSPASCKLGVSLSPEHPRLLASPHPVRTFQFQSLPSRSSVTDSIRRCLSQGAVLQQHRVKLETKPKKFEDRVLALTSWRLHLFPLKIPAKVESSFNVLEIRAFNTLSQNQILVETERGLVSMRLPSAESVDQVTRHVSSALSKVCPGPGCLIRRGNADTPEGPRDTSPNSETSTSTTHSVCGGFSETYAALCDYNGLHCREEVQWDVDTIYHAEDNREFNLLDFSHLESRDLALMVAALAYNQWFTKLYCKDLRLGSEVLEQVLHTLSKSGSLEELVLDNAGIKTDFVQKLAGVFGENGSCVLHALTLSHNPIEDKGFLSLSQQLLCFPTGLTKLCLAKTAISPRGLQALGQTFGANPAFASSLRYLDLSKNPGLLATDEANALYSFLAQPNALVHLDLAGTDCAIDLLLGALLHGCCSHLTYLNLARNSCSHRKGREAPPAFKQFFSSAYTLSHVNLSATRLPLEALRALLQGLSLNSHLSDLHLDLSSCELRSAGAQALQEQLAAVPCVGSLDLSDNGFDSDLLTLVPALGKNKSLKHLFLGKNFNVKAKTLEEILHKLVQLIQEEDCSLQSLSVADSRLKLRTSILINALGSNTCLAKVDLSGNGMEDIGAKMLSKALQINSSLRTILWDRNNTSALGFLDIARALESNHTLRFMSFPVSDISQAYRSAPERTEDVWQKIQWCLVRNNHSQTCPQEQAFRLQQGLVTSSAEQMLQRLCGRVQEEVRALRLCPLEPVQDELLYARDLIKDAKNSRALFPSLYELGHVLANDGPVRQRLESVASEVSKAVDKELQVILESMVSLTQELCPVAMRVAEGHNKMLSNVAERVTVPRNFIRGALLEQAGQDIQNKLDEVKLSVVTYLTNSIVDEILQELYHSHKSLARHLAQLKTLSDPPSGPGQGQDLSSRGRGRNHEHEETTDDELGTNIDTMAIRKQKRCRKIRPVSAFISGSPQDMESQLGSLGIPPGWFSGLGSSQPTSGGSWEGLSELPTHGYKLRHQTQGRPRPPRTTPPGPGRPSQVPVTGTRQENGMATRLDEGLEDFFSRRVMDESSSYPRTLRTLRPGLSEPPLPPLQKKRRRGLFHFRRPRSFKGERGPGSPTTGLLLPPPPPPPPTQESPPSPDPPSLGNNSSPCWSPEEESGPLPGFGGSRGPSFHRKMLSFQGTGPDLEGSTQAWQKRRSSDDAGPGAWKPPPPPQSSKPSFSAMRRAEATWHIAEESAPNHSCQSPSPASQDGEEDKEDTLFPERTVPARNAKLQDPPLAPRPPKPVAVPRGRRPPQEPGGREEAEAGGAAPGMNRARLRLGSHQDQEEPEVQDPGRRTAPLKPKRTRRAQSCDKLEPDRRQPPDPTGTSEPGTD from the exons AGCAGCGGCCGCCATGGCCAAGTCCAGCGCGGAGCTCACCCGCGAGCTGCAAG CTCGGGGTGTCGCTGTCCCCGGAGCATCCTCGGCTGCTCGCCTCGCCTCACCCTGTCAGGACCTTCCAGTTCCAGAGCCTCCCGTCCCGATCTTCGGTGACAG aCAGCATCAGGAGGTGCCTAAGCCAAGGGGCTGTACTCCAACAACATCGGGTGAAGCTGGAGACGAAGCCCAAGAAGTTTGAGGATCGAGTTCTG gCCCTGACCTCCTGGCGCCTCCACCTCTTCCCCCTTAAAATCCCAGCCAAG gtggAGAGTTCCTTCAATGTCCTAGAAATCCGCGCCTTCAACACGCTCAGTCAGAACCAG atCCTGGTGGAGACGGAGCGTGGCCTGGTGAGCATGCGGCTGCCATCGGCTGAAAGCGTGGACCAGGTGACACGACAcgtgagctctgccctctccaaggTCTGCCCTGGCCCGGG GTGTCTAATCCGGCGTGGAAATGCTGACACCCCCGAAGGGCCCCGAGACACGTCCCCCAACTCCGAGACTTCCACATCTACCACTCACAGTGTCTGCG GTGGCTTCTCTGAGACCTATGCTGCACTGTGTGACTACAATGGGCTGCATTGCCGTGAGGAGGTGCAATGG GATGTGGACACCATCTACCATGCTGAGGATAACCGGGAGTTCAATCTTTTGGATTTCAGCCACTTGGAAAGCCG AGACTTGGCCCTAATGGTGGCAGCCCTGGCCTACAACCAGTGGTTCACCAAACTCTACTGCAAGGATCTGCGGCTG GGCTCTGAAGTGCTAGAACAGGTGCTACACACCCTGAGCAAGTCGGGGAGCCTCGAAGAGCTGGTGCTGGACAACGCCGGGATTAAGAC GGACTTTGTCCAGAAGCTGGCCGGGGTGTTTGGGGAGAACGGGAGCTGTGTGCTGCATGCCCTCACTCTGTCCCACAACCCCATCGAGGACAAGG GCTTCCTCAGTCTGAGTCAGCAGCTCCTTTGCTTCCCCACTGGCCTCACCAAACTGTGCCTGGCCAAGACTGCCATCTCCCCTCGAG GGCTCCAGGCACTGGGCCAGACCTTCGGAGCCAACCCAGCCTTTGCAAGCTCCCTTCGATACCTGGACCTGAGCAAGAACCCTGGGCTGCTCGCCACAGACGAGGCCAAT GCCCTCTACAGTTTCCTGGCCCAGCCCAATGCTCTGGTGCACCTGGACCTGGCAGGAACCGACTGCGCCATTGATTTG CTTCTGGGAGCCTTGCTCCATGGCTGCTGCTCCCACCTAACCTACCTCAACCTGGCACGCAACAGCTGCTCCCACAG GAAGGGCCGCGAGGCCCCACCAGCCTTCAAGCAGTTCTTCAGCAGCGCCTACACACTGAGCCACGTCAACCTGTCAGCCACAAGGCTGCCCCTGGAGGCCCTCAG GGCGCTGCTCCAGGGCCTCTCCCTCAACAGTCACCTCAGTGATCTGCACCTAGACCTCAGCAGCTGTGAG CTCCGCTCAGCAGGAGCCCAAGCTTTGCAGGAGCAGCTAGCGGCTGTCCCCTGTGTGGGCAGCCTAGATCTGTCAGACAATG GGTTTGACTCCGACCTCCTGACACTGGTGCCCGCACTTGGAAAGAACAAGTCCCTCAAGCACCTGTTCCTGGGAAAGAACTTCAATGTCAAGGCCAA GACCCTGGAGGAGATCCTCCACAAGCTGGTGCAACTGATCCAAGAAGAGGATTGT TCCCTGCAGTCGCTATCCGTAGCAGACTCAAGACTGAAGCTTCGCACCAGCATCCTCATCAATGCGCTGGGCAGCAACACCTGCCTGGCCAAGGTGGACCTGAGCGGCAATGGCATGGAAGACATCGGGGCCAAGATGCTGTCCAAGGCCCTGCAGATCAACTCCTCCCTCAG AACCATCCTATGGGATCGGAACAACACATCTGCCCTGGGCTTTCTGGATATTGCAAGGGCCCTGGAGAG CAACCACACGCTCCGCTTCATGTCCTTCCCCGTGAGCGACATCTCCCAAGCCTACCGCAGCGCCCCTGAGCGCACGGAGGACGTCTGGCAGAAG ATCCAGTGGTGCTTGGTGAGGAACAACCATTCCCAGACGTGCCCCCAGGAGCAGGCCTTCCGGCTGCAGCAGGGCCTGGTGACCAGCAGCGCCGAGCAA ATGCTGCAGCGGCTGTGCGGCCGAGTGCAGGAGGAGGTTCGGGCGCTGAGGCTGTGCCCCCTGGAGCCTGTGCAGGATGAGCTGCTTTATGCTCGGGACCTCATCAAGGATGCCAAAAACTCACGGGCG CTGTTTCCCAGCCTCTATGAGCTGGGCCATGTGCTGGCCAACGATGGGCCTGTACGGCAGAGGCTAGAGTCAGTTGCCAGCGAGGTGTCCAAGGCTGTGGACAAGGAGCTGCAG GTGATCCTGGAGTCGATGGTCAGCCTAACACAGGAGCTATGTCCCGTGGCCATGCGAGTGGCAGAGGGGCACAACAAGATGCTGAGCAATGTGGCTGAGCGCGTCACTGTGCCCCGGAACTTCATCCGAGGGGCGCTGCTGGAGCAGGCAGGACAGGACATTCAGAACAAGCTGGA TGAAGTGAAGCTCTCAGTCGTCACCTACTTGACCAACTCCATAGTGGACGAGATCCTACAGGAGCTGTACCACTCCCATAAGAGCCTG GCCCGGCACCTGGCTCAGCTAAAGACACTATCAGATCCACCATCGGGCCCAGGCCAAGGGCAGGATCTGTCCTCCCGGGGCCGAGGCCGGAACCATGAGCATGAGGAGACCACAGATGATGAACTCGGGACCAACATT GACACCATGGCCATCAGAAAACAGAAACGCTGCCGCAAGATCCGGCCAGTGTCCGCCTTCATTA GTGGGAGCCCTCAGGACATGGAAAGCCAGCTGGGAAGCCTGGGGATCCCCCCCGGCTGGTTCTCAGGACTCGGGAGCAGCCAGCCCACCAGCGGTGGCTCCTGGGAGGGTCTGTCCGAGCTGCCCACTCATGGCTATAAGCTAAGGCATCAAACACAAGGCAGGCCCCGACCCCCCCGGACTACCCCTCCAGGACCTGGTCGGCCCAGT CAGGTGCCAGTGACTGGGACTCGTCAGGAGAATGGGATGGCTACCCGCCTGGATGAGGGGCTGGAGGACTTCTTCAGCCGAAGGGTCATGGATGAAAGCTCCAG CTACCCCCGGACCCTACGGACCCTGCGGCCAGGCCTCTCGGAGCCACCACTGCCTCCACTCCAGAAGAAGAGGCGCAGAGGCCTGTTTCACTTTCGCCGGCCCCGGAGCTTCAAGGGGGAGAGGGGGCCAGGGTCCCCCACCACtgggctcctcctccctccacccccgcccccacccccaactcaggAGAGCCCCCCCAGCCCAGATCCCCCCAGCCTCGGCAATAACTCCTCCCCGTGCTGGAGCCCAGAGGAGGAGAGCGGCCCCCTCCCTGGATTTGGGGGGAGCCGGGGGCCTTCCTTCCACAGGAAGATG CTGTCCTTTCAGGGCACAGGCCCGGACCTGGAGGGCAGCACCCAGGCTTGGCAGAAACGGCGCTCTTCAGACGATGCAG GGCCCGGAGCCTGGaagcccccaccaccaccccaaagCAGCAAGCCAAGCTTCAGCGCCATGCGCCGAGCAGAGGCCACATGGCACATAG CTGAGGAGAGTGCCCCCAACCACAGCTGCCagagccccagcccagcctctcAGGATGGGGAGGAGGACAAAGAGGATACCCTATTCCCAGAGAGGACCGTTCCTGCTAGGAATGCCAAG ctGCAGGACCCCCCTTTAGCTCCACGGCCCCCCAAGCCTGTGGCTGTGCCCAGGGGCCGCCGCCCCCCACAGGagccagggggcagggaggaggctgagGCTGGGGGTGCAGCTCCAGGAATGAACAGAGCCCGGCTGAGGCTGGGCTCACACCAGGACCAAGAGGAGCCTGAGGTCCAAG ATCCAGGCCGCCGGACTGCCCCCCTGAAGCCCAAGAGGACACGGAGGGCACAGTCCTGCGACAAGCTGGAGCCTGACAGAAGACAGCCCCCTGACCCCACAG GAACCAGTGAGCCAGGAACAGACTGA